A DNA window from Aminipila luticellarii contains the following coding sequences:
- a CDS encoding helix-hairpin-helix domain-containing protein, translated as MKCFLNRDYVENFIRYHKKTIIKVAAGILLFAAAFFVFCIRDHEGPTKEFHLMNGSEVQQQKADSAGAEEASDSQTEEKATAVKSKIYIDIGGAVHKPYVYEMQEGARVYEAIELAGGLTAEADVSSLNLAQVLKDEDKIMIYTKKQMEEGSMEDSIKNNKVSQIAGGNTSRQFDTDSSQGLININTAGSDALQTITGIGPSTAEKIISYRQEHGSFKKIEDLMNVSGIGQKTFDKLKSKITV; from the coding sequence ATGAAATGTTTTTTAAACAGGGATTATGTAGAAAATTTTATCCGGTATCACAAAAAGACGATTATAAAAGTGGCGGCAGGAATCCTATTATTTGCGGCTGCTTTTTTTGTTTTTTGTATTCGGGATCATGAGGGACCGACTAAAGAATTTCATTTAATGAACGGTTCGGAAGTACAACAGCAGAAAGCGGATTCGGCGGGAGCGGAAGAAGCTTCGGATTCCCAGACAGAGGAAAAAGCGACGGCTGTAAAAAGTAAAATTTACATTGATATCGGCGGAGCTGTTCATAAGCCGTATGTATATGAAATGCAGGAAGGTGCCAGAGTATATGAGGCCATAGAACTGGCAGGAGGATTAACGGCGGAGGCCGATGTGAGCAGCCTGAATTTGGCACAGGTGCTAAAGGATGAAGACAAGATCATGATTTACACAAAAAAACAGATGGAAGAGGGAAGCATGGAAGATTCCATAAAAAATAATAAAGTCTCTCAGATAGCCGGTGGAAATACCTCAAGACAGTTCGATACGGACTCTTCACAGGGGCTGATCAACATCAACACAGCCGGTTCCGATGCATTACAGACCATTACGGGAATCGGTCCTTCTACAGCAGAAAAAATTATTTCTTATCGGCAAGAGCACGGTTCTTTTAAAAAAATAGAAGACCTGATGAACGTCAGCGGTATCGGTCAAAAAACTTTTGATAAACTAAAAAGCAAAATTACGGTTTAA
- the spoIVB gene encoding SpoIVB peptidase: MEKKRVHGIAKGLCVFVLLVAAVTGISFAIKQVEQPAPAAMNVVTEKTLMPGGQSIGVKMDVKGVLIVGLQEIETVTGEVVNPGLLSGLQIGDTILEINGQKVYRAAEVQSIVNKIRGEVLLKLQRKDDIIEITLTPVIAKSDNMYKLGIWVKDKTAGIGTLTYYDPQSNFYGALGHAITDPETSAILPVAEGELVHSKVESVKQGKAGNPGEIRGIFYEADDPLGSLNKNTEFGIFGKLYGEITNPYYSKPLPIGYQDSVVEGPAYILTTLDNNKVECYEIEIEKVNKQNKPDTKSMTIKVTDERLLKKSGGIVQGMSGSPIIQNGRLIGAVTHVFVNNPQKGYGIFIEWMLQEQMSNSVES, encoded by the coding sequence ATGGAAAAAAAGAGAGTACATGGAATTGCGAAAGGTTTATGTGTATTTGTTTTATTAGTGGCTGCTGTTACAGGGATTTCATTTGCCATCAAACAGGTGGAACAGCCTGCACCGGCAGCTATGAATGTGGTGACGGAAAAAACGCTGATGCCGGGAGGACAGTCCATAGGGGTCAAAATGGACGTAAAGGGGGTTCTGATCGTAGGACTTCAAGAAATCGAAACCGTCACCGGAGAAGTTGTCAACCCCGGCTTATTATCCGGATTGCAGATTGGTGATACCATACTGGAGATAAACGGACAAAAAGTGTATCGTGCGGCAGAAGTACAATCGATTGTAAATAAAATAAGGGGAGAAGTGCTTTTAAAGCTTCAACGAAAGGATGATATCATAGAGATTACCCTGACACCGGTGATTGCTAAGTCGGACAATATGTACAAATTAGGTATCTGGGTGAAGGATAAGACCGCAGGAATCGGAACATTGACGTATTACGATCCGCAGAGTAATTTTTATGGAGCACTGGGCCACGCGATAACAGATCCTGAAACTTCTGCCATTCTTCCGGTAGCAGAAGGAGAACTGGTTCATTCGAAGGTGGAATCTGTCAAACAGGGAAAGGCCGGGAACCCCGGGGAAATCCGAGGTATATTCTATGAAGCAGACGACCCTCTGGGCAGCTTGAATAAGAATACGGAATTTGGAATTTTTGGTAAGCTGTACGGGGAAATAACGAATCCGTATTATAGTAAACCATTACCGATCGGGTATCAAGATTCTGTCGTAGAGGGACCGGCATATATTCTGACTACCTTGGATAATAATAAAGTAGAATGCTACGAAATAGAGATAGAAAAAGTAAATAAACAGAATAAGCCAGATACAAAAAGTATGACAATAAAAGTGACAGATGAAAGACTTTTGAAGAAAAGCGGCGGTATTGTACAGGGCATGAGCGGAAGTCCTATTATCCAGAACGGAAGGCTTATAGGTGCTGTAACTCACGTGTTTGTCAATAATCCTCAAAAGGGATATGGCATATTTATAGAGTGGATGCTTCAAGAGCAAATGTCGAATAGTGTCGAATCATGA
- the spo0A gene encoding sporulation transcription factor Spo0A, producing the protein MTKISIGIADDNKDFCEILSDYFTEQENIDITFVANDGIQTVDCVKKFLPDVLILDMIMPHLDGLGVLENINNMDLPKYPKTIMLSAVGQESITQKATKLGAEYYLVKPFNLGVLSKRINQLFGEEMQESAGKLTSIRTVVNNNTEKTNNDLEVDITNIIHEVDVPAHIKGYQYLRDAITMVVEDMDLLGAVTKELYPAIAKLNNTTPSRVERAIRHAIEVAWNRGKIETINNLFGYTVHNDKGKPTNSEFIAIIADKLRLERKIS; encoded by the coding sequence ATGACAAAAATTAGTATCGGAATTGCAGATGATAACAAGGATTTTTGTGAAATTCTAAGTGATTATTTTACCGAGCAGGAAAATATTGACATTACCTTTGTAGCAAATGACGGAATACAGACTGTAGATTGTGTGAAAAAGTTTTTACCGGATGTTCTGATCCTGGACATGATTATGCCGCATCTGGACGGCCTTGGCGTTTTGGAGAATATCAATAATATGGATCTGCCAAAATATCCGAAAACCATCATGCTTTCTGCAGTAGGACAGGAATCGATTACTCAAAAAGCAACGAAACTGGGTGCAGAGTACTATTTGGTCAAACCATTTAATTTGGGAGTTTTGTCCAAAAGGATCAATCAGCTCTTTGGCGAAGAAATGCAAGAAAGCGCCGGGAAGCTTACCAGTATCAGAACCGTAGTAAATAATAATACGGAAAAAACAAATAATGATTTGGAGGTCGATATTACAAATATCATTCACGAAGTGGATGTACCGGCTCATATCAAAGGATATCAGTACTTGAGAGATGCCATTACTATGGTGGTGGAAGATATGGATTTATTGGGTGCGGTTACGAAAGAGCTTTATCCGGCTATAGCTAAGCTCAACAATACGACGCCGAGCAGGGTGGAAAGAGCAATCCGCCATGCGATAGAGGTAGCATGGAACCGGGGTAAAATTGAAACAATTAATAACTTATTTGGATATACCGTACATAATGATAAAGGGAAACCTACGAATTCGGAATTCATCGCAATTATAGCAGATAAGTTACGACTGGAACGAAAAATTTCTTAA